The sequence below is a genomic window from Perca flavescens isolate YP-PL-M2 chromosome 24, PFLA_1.0, whole genome shotgun sequence.
TGTTAAGCTGAATTAAATAATTCTGCCCTCACAGCTGAATGCATTTACCTGGCATCACATTTGTAAATTAGTTGCTAATTAGATAACTAGAAATGAATATAAAAGCAGCAGGACTTTGGTTTTTGATGACAAGCAAACAAACAGCTGGATACTCAGTGCTGCTCCTTAATTTTAAATGTCCTGCAGCTTCTTGTTCCCCTGGTAGCTACTGTAATAATCAGCACCAGGTGTCAGACACTTAGTCATCTGACTCCTTAACCACAACAGGAACAACATTTGCAGAGGGCCTGGACTGACTGAAAACAGTTTACCTGTGTATGCTTGGTCCTTAAGTGTTTGTTTCAGAGTAGTGTGCCACGTCCCCCAAATGTTAGCGTGCTCCTCTGATATAGCGTCTGAAGGAAGCAAAAGACCGGTCACATTCCTCTCCAtactttttgaaaatcaaagCTAAAAATTAGAGAAATCGTCTAGCACTGAGAATCATAAGCACTATACAGTTCACCTTTGGCACCCCAAGTGTCAGCCCCAGGGTCCCTGCTCCAGCCGGCCACCTGCCCCACCAGAGTGTACTGTTCTGGGACACGGAAGAGCGGCTCGCCGCCCGGGCTTCCTGGCTCTCCTCTCCGGTCGCTCAGGATTGGGGAGTTGTTGTCATAAGGGGACACCTCGCCGCTGGACACCTTGTTGGAGTCGCTGGAGGAATGGCGCTCGCTCAGGGCGAAGGGCTCCTCTGACTGCAACAGGTCGGGACTCCTGTTGTTATTTACAGAAGGATGAAACGGGCAAAGACGGACGGAGAGAAACGGCAGACCACATGTATGTGAACACCTCGTGTGTTTACGTGTGTGGAACTCACTGCGATGCTTTTCTTCTCAGCAGGTAGTCCACCACATCTGGATCCGTCTCCAATAGATTCATCAAAACCTCATTTTGCAGATCAGGAGGCACCTAAAAAACATGgtttcttttattcatttatttcaatcAAATAGTTTTGATAAAAGTTAACATTTCCTCTACTCCTATGCCTGTTTTAAATCATACCTACACAGTTAAgcttcttaaaacatttaaCTACAATTACAACACATGTATTTTCCAAACAGTGGTCAGGTACCAATTCATTTTCAATTGACATAAATTGCATTAACCTAAACATGTGATATTAGAGTGTACTTGAGTTCTAGTAAATAAATCTCCACCTGTTCTATGACCTAAAACAGTAATCAACCTCATCAAACATATATCTCCTTTGCCTTGTTAGCTTAATTTCTAGTGCATTTCTGAATCTGATCTTCAGGTAATTTGCTGAATTTTATTCTCATGATGAAATATGTGGATTATTATGAAGAACCCTGCCCAAACACTTACTTTCCATGAATTATCCTCAAATGCTTTGAAGGCATAAGCAGGTTAGGAAACAACTTTCAGATGTCATTCAAAGTCCTTGAGCTGCCTACAAATCTGTTTTTACTCACAAAGACTGAGCAAGTCAGTCCCAATTCACTATACACGATTAATAGCTCTTTATTGGCTTACTGCAGGAATGTAAGCCTTAGGGGAACGGCAGTGGCAGATTACAAAACATAACGGTGTAAGGTTTCGGACCtgaactgtctgtctgaacagaAAGGAACAAAAGCAAGTGATGAGGTGGTAATCCGTGCATGAAGGCATTCGTGCCTGAattttcagcttttattttggaaagaATAAGTTCAAAGTATCAGAATGAAAAGTCCTTGGTGTTATTGTGGGCTAACTGACAAGACTTTCCTGTTACATTTACTAAGAAGAATTTAAGAATTCAGGCATGATTTTGACTTAAAAAAACCACTCATCCATCTGTCATCTTGCACTcttaattgttttttcttttctttctccccaCTAAACTGGGCAGAGCTCTGTTTTCATTTACCAAGACACAACCATTGTCTGCTAAGCCAGGCGGGATTGTCTTCCTTTAGGCCTTCATGGTAATGCAAGAAGGAAAGTGTGCATGAGTGAATGTAAGACTGTGCGTGTTTAGCGGAGGAGTGGAAGAATGAAAGGAGGAAGCGAGGATGAGTGCTAGAGACCTACTCGCCCAATGACTGACCATGAACAGGGTTTGGTAGCTGGCGATCATCCTCTGCAGCACGGCGATGACGGCTGTGCTCTCCTCGGCCCTGGCTGAGCTCTGGACGCTGAACTCCTTGTCTGAGCTCTTCTGCTTGTGGAGCAGGTTGGGGCCAAAGATGGTGGCCAGGTTCAGAGACGTCATCTTGTTCCCTGTGATCTGGATTTGGAGAAACAAACCGTTTGGATTCagaccattaaaaaaaaatctgaaaagaaATGATGGGACGTAGCATCATTGtcatcacccattggtttgtggactgccgttttaAAGCCaggagtttgcattttggccatcgccatcttggtattttggagcaagaagtgaccatatttggacaagAGGGCGGAGTTGGGAAGGATGACacggttagctagctagctttggtTGGCACGGTGCTACCGAATGCTGAACAAGCCACATTTTTAGGCGACCAAAATATTCCAATTAAATtgcatgaagtgaaaacacagtgaCAGGGTCAAAGGACtgcacccaaaaacaagttcacggctattaatgtacacagtgccatggatACGCATTGCTAAGCCTTTGTCCTGATTTCACCATGCCCTAAAGCATCCCTTGCTTtgttgtctattttaaaataaatgggaccataatttaccaAATGAGCATCATGTTGTATTGAAGACAACTTGAAATGagtgattgagaccataaacccATTAGAAAAATGTTTACTTAGGTAATTTTCTCATATACTTCTATAGtctgacttctttttggagcctgTGGAGTCGCCcactgctggaaattagatagaatgcaggtttaaggcgcttccacattggcttcacttttccaACCCCGATGTTGTTGCTTGGTTTAGACACACAAAAGTAGATAATCAGGTACTTTCTCTGTAACCCATTGAGGAGGCCTTGTTTGAATGAAGGATTGATGGTTATTGCACAAAGAATGACATGGCTGTCACAGTGAGAAAGCAGAACTTCCAAGTGTGCACCTTCTGGAGAATCGCATGGATCGAGACTAagcagccatgctagcagcgcTGTGAGGCTGTAGAaccggatggatggatggatggatggatgcactttattaatcccaaattgggaaattactctgttacaagcaGCAAGTAGCGATGACATTACACTGTTTTGCTGCAATTACAGTACATGGTCCTTGGAGacatttcctctcctccctcttggCTCTTCTGTTCCTTTACTCCTCCAGTTCCCACTGACATCTCCATCCTTTCATGTTGATTTTCTCACCTCTCCCTCCAACATTCTGTTTCTCTTGTCACCCCCCTCCGCCCTCTCTGTTTTGTCAGGTTGAGCAAAAGATGGGTAAAGAGTTGGCACATGGGGTTTGTTAACACTAAAGTGTTGGAGTGTATGACAGCTGAATCTGTTTCTGCTAGGGTTGAGCGATGATGTAGTACATCCTGTGACACAATTAGCACCTGAAGTTACAAGCCCTTCAAAGctttcacaacttttttttttttttttttttttttttttttagagaaatcTTCATTTTTCTGCTTCTCTCCACATTTCCTCCCTTTCCACTCCCAAAGGAGAAACAGTCTCACAGGAGCCACAAGCGCCCAAAAGTATTGATGTATTGTTCCCGGCCGAGTGTAAAAACGCTCCCGACTTCCTGTCACGATCTCGGATAAAGATACTGGAGTCATGCTTTTAGTCCATTCTCATGTATACGCACAAAGGCGACAAAACACACTTCCATCTGCGCACAGACTCTGCTTCTCTCTCACACTTGAACAACACACTTACACTCCCTTGCAATcccccacacacatgcagagacatttttttttagtaaagaAATTGATGCAGCCAGAGagatcatcttttttttattccacactCTCTTCCCTGGTCAAAACCAGGTGCctacattacacacaatgcaACTGGACTGCAGACCGTTCGATTGGTGATTCAAGTGCAATTTATAAGACTTTGAGTAGCTCCCTCTGAAGCCATGAAAggctttatacaacttttttttacatgcagtaGTGCACCCTAAGAGCTGAGCCAAACAAACTGATTCCTATCACTGGTTCGGTAATTTCCTCCCAATGAGGTGGAAAAACCAATTAAACAAAATGTGTAAGCTGCCCATAAGCTGGTTGCACTTGACTACTATCTTTGAATGTTttggatatgttttttttcttcctcatgTTGTTATTGTTTGCTACTTAATTCCTGGATTTAATGAAGGACCTTTTTAAGTCGTATTCCCTGTTGATAAAAACTGGCGCTCACCTCGTGTCTGTCTTTATCCTGCCGGTCATGGGCGTGGTCGGCCACAGTCGACAGAAACTCCAGGAGGCGGTGGAGAGTATCACTGTTGCATGCTGGGAGCAGGTAGACCAGTAGCTGAGTAACATTCTGCTGCTCATCTGGATCCAACACTGCAACACCGATTAGGATGGATAACGTTCAATGAAGAcgagagagaaaatgagaaatGAGGTCAGGcaaagaggggggaaaaaagggaaGATGAGGCTTACATGTGGTGTTGATGAAGGCCGTGTAGAGCTCCTTGGTGAGGAGTGGGTCAGGCATGTCCCTCAGGAACTCCTTCAGCAGGGCAGCCACATCATGGACGCTTTGCTCCTCATCCAGCTGGACGTCAATGCCGCGATCAAACTCGTCACGTAGCTGAAGcagggacaaaaagaaaagagagcgcaaaggaaaaagagaggaagagggcgATTCAGAAACATCCTCCACCCATAACAATGGACATTATATTCTAGGTagtgcacacacaggcacatacaagcacacacatgcactcacttCCTGTTGGTCCTCCTGGTAGACTGTGTGCTCAAACTAGTTTAACCAGTAAGCATTTTAAACTCTACAATCTGACTTTTGGATTACTTCCAGGGAATTAGCCTATTGTCGCCCACGATGATGGAGATATCGGGGTCAGTCTGCTCAGTTTTCTCTCGCTTACAGCAAATAAGATGATAAATTATTTCAGTAAGTTGACAATGATGGCAAATGCATAAATGTTGACATTGGATTGTATCAACAAAGTCTCGTAGGGAATGTCAAGAATAACCTACAGATGTGTGAATACAAACCATTTCATTCAGTGCGTTTATAATAAAGACGAGGTGTTATAAACATACATGGGGGGTAGAGTGGTCCCTCTAATAATAATTAACACTTAACTATTATGTATTGGAGCCTATTCTGACTGTGTACATTTGTATATAAAAAGAGTTAAGAAATAATTTGGTCCAAGTAATTCTCCTCTTTTGTGCATCGTTGAAATGTTGTTCCGTAAGGTCCCACACAGTGACACATAGGCCAGAaacaaaactgtattttaaaggcAGGAAGAGTACAGCTGATCAATCCATTAAAAAGGGACCCAGTGATTAAATCAAATGAATTGATTACACAATGAAACCAAGAGAAATTTAATGTCTTTTTATCTGAAGGTCAGTCCTATATatcattaaaatgtaataactcaAGTGAGACATCTAGCTGAAGGTAAAAGACATGTGCTTGTGCCCGTTAGTGAATGAATAACCTCCCTTCCCCCAATAAACAATATGTGTCCTGTTCCCTGTAACTGCTACATGTGGAAAACAGTGTAATAAAAACATGCCACAGGAGGATTATGTAAAAATGATGCTGCCCACACTGGATGAGCCATGAAGCATAACCGTGATTTTCTTTGCTGTGTATGACAAATACATTGCTTGAATAAATAATGCAGCATTAGGACCAGATCTGTTGGATTAGTGtgatttttatctttttatttattttgtttttagaaatCTATTCAAAAAGTGtcattgtctttgtgtgttggCTTTGGCACCATGGATAACTTTGTTGGTTATTGCACATCTGTTTATAGAAAGAAGGTTTTGTATGAGAAGAGCAAAATTAGTCTTTGATTTGTTGTAAGGAACCCAACCCTGTCACTTCAGACATGGCTCTCCATCACCAAAACTCTGAAAGACATCACCTGTCGGACTCTCTTCTTGGAGCTTCCCACTCTAAAGATCCCCACAGTCTGCAAACCTGAGTGGAGAAGAGAGAATAAAAACTCAGTAGCTGCCTCTGGAACCTGTCGTTGTAGTAGTAATAGAAGATGAATGAACATATATGTTGGCGACGGTGGTAAAGTAGTATATGCTCACCGTATTTCTCGATGTGCTGGCAGCAGCTGTCGACCACCCGGGGCACCTGGCGGTAGATGGGATTGAGGCTCAGCCTTTTGTCACGGTGCTTCTCCTTTTTACTCGGCGTTTCGGCCGGCAGAGAGAGCTGCAGGGCCTCGAGCAGGCGGGACTGGTTGTCGTCCAGGTCCGTGATCGAGTCCACTGACATGCCTCCCTGGAGGATAATAGTGCATTTCATTCAGACAGGTTCAactatggaaaaaaaacatggtccCAGGTCTGTAGCTCAGACTGTAGTCTATATCTACGAcatttcatttccgggattgttcaggtggactagccagaccctcctcggcagcgctgtggagggaggtctggcaaagcgagactattcAGGCTGGGATTAATGTATTGTTTCGTCTCACCCTCCTGCGTGCTCGGGGTGCAGCCTCAGGCGTGTTGGGTGACGTTGACTCATTGGCTGTCTCGGATGTGGAACTCAAAGAGGAGTTACTGCTGGATAACTCCTTATTGGACGGCCGCTTGGTGGCAAACTGCAGGAGAGATGATCCAAGAGTTAGTGGCTTGTCCTGCATATACTACAAATGGGACAATATGTCTTATTCTATATATTTGATAACAAAAGATGTCCTTAAAGAAGGAAGGAATTATCTCAAATTGATAGACCTGTAAAATGGACGACACAAGGTCAGAGGAGTCCTTGTGCTCCTCACGCTGTGGAGGGTCCTGGCGATAGCTGTCCTGACGCTGCCTGTGTGTTCTGTCGTTAGCGATGACCTGGGAGAGCACTATACTGAAGGCCTGGGGTATGCATTCTGGTGGAAAAGAAGATGAGaatgaaagagaaaaggaagaggaagaaaagagaggcagtaaggattaacacaagtTAAACTTTGTTGTGGATGAAAACTTAACAAAAGCATAAAGTTAGCTGCAAGAAGTTGCAACAGGCAGGCATATTCTTAAATTGAgcgggtgtgtgtgggtgtgtgtggggaaaGGAAAACTGAGGGATAGAAAGCAAAACGCATTCCACAACCACAAGTGGAGGGCTGTGTTCATGAACAACATGACCACTAACCCGGTGACACAACGAATTTGCTTTGCAGCCTCACAGCGTTAACAGGGCTTATGTAACctacacacgcacatgcacatacacaatcTGGATCACATTAATGTACAATGCTTTGCTAACGTAATGCAAAGTACTTCACATGCATCCATGGCCAGACCCCATTTATCAAACCATGTCAGATTTTCATAAATCTACATTTTCCAGGCCTACAGCTTCAGTCTTGGTTTTCagcaacatttgttttataGCTATTTCGTATTTATGTCCATGCAATGTGTTTGTACTAGCTGGATATGTTCTATGTCCGTGCAGTAAGTCAGGAAAGTTATACATAatacaaaatgtttgtttttaatgagcACAAAGTGCCAGATGGGTGGAGTTTACCACACAGGACAATACAGTGAAAGTGCCAAAAAGTGTTTTAGAGACtaatttgtaaatctttacttTAACTGACAACTTGCTTGATGCTATCTCAGGTAAAAGAAAtagttaataaaaataattaccCATAAAGTACTCAAAACAGATTAAACTATTACATCTTATTTGCAGATATAGTTTGACTGAGGTCTGTGGCTGCATCAAAGGAGCCAGCGTTCTCCTTGTCTCTCCGTTTCTGTCTTGCAGAGAAACGGATGTGCCTGCTTCAAAGTGAAATGCAGGGCTGGTATTCAGGGACCCTGGGAGAAAATTAAATTTCCATCCATTTGGCAGGTTAGACCACGGGTACATCTAAGCCATCTGCTCTGGGGGGGCAAAGCCAGGCATGTAGTGGAGGAGAAACCCACCTACACTTGACTCCGAGCTGTACCCTGACATAACcgttacatacagtatatggaaCTCAAAGTATTTGTCCGAAAATGTACGATGGTTTACCTCACCAACTGTAGTAATATATTTCCAGTTGCCCTTGACAATATCAGGCTGGCCGAAGCATGTGCATTTCTTTTCAGACAATGCAGCTTTTTCATACTTATTTAAGCAATAAATAATGTTAATTCCAATGGCAAAGATAGCActgaaaaaagtccaaaatattttccaaaatatgaataaacaattttttttggaTACTTTTGCATGCTTGCCAGAGTCGGATGAATGCATGCTTTTCGTGTCTATGAACTGTTTATGAATACTTGTCATAGCTCAATGTCTTAAGTGCATGACTGTATAAAACTTAACTAATTGCCATTATTTACTAATTTGTACCGCATTAGTTAGTTACGTGAGAACACTGCAGGCTAAGCAGATATCGTCACcggtgtgtgtatttttgacaTTTCCATGTGTATTTATTGTAAACAAAACCTGGGATCAGTACAAATCTGACAAGAAAAGCCCAATTCATTTTGCCTCCTGCTCCTCTCGGCAACTGGGCTCCTTTCTGCTTAGAGCAGCGGAGTGGCTGCTTCTCAGAGCCAGTCCCCTTACAAGGAGTCCCTCCACTTAAGCTAAATATAAACTGTCAAAGCCCAGTAAACAGAAACTATGTTTTTCTAACCCCGCTGTTCACCTGCCTGAGGGGCGGGGACCACAGACCGGCCCTCTGTCTCGCTGCCAGGGGAGCGAGATGTGACAAAGACGGAccgaaaggagagagagagagagagagagagagagagagagagccctgGCAAAGTGTGAAAAGAACTTGGCGTACCTTTGTCTTTACTCTTCTCTTTTGATAGCGAGTCCAACTTCCTCCTCAGCGACTTTTTCCTCTTCTGTCCATCTGCGccggaaaaaaaacaagtaaataaaTCATCTGAAAGAAATGGTTTCCATATCTTATCTCACTTAATATATCTAATAAGCTGATGTCAGGAATGCAGACATAAATTAACCACGGGGGAATCCATCTGTGAACTCAAATCCATTTAACTGAAACATCAGACAGGTTCAGCCTGCAGAAAAGCATATTAAATTGATTACCTACGTTGGCTAATATGTGTTATGGATTTTCTTAGTTTGAAAAAATTGGACTgcaatgcacagacacacagacacacactgtgtgtgtgtctgtgtgtctgtgtgtgtgtgtgtgtgtgtgtgtgtgtgtgtgtgtgtgtgtgtgtgcgcgctttaCATCCAGGTTTTGGGCTGGAGTGCTCTGAAAGGAGGAAAAGCCACTTGTCAGCTGTCAACTTGATGAATGACTCCTGAACTTGCTGATTAATGATCAGGGAAATCTGGAAACAGGGGCACACGCAACTTTAAAAGTCTCCAAGTGCTCGTGTCGCGCCAGGATGTCAGTTTGTGAAACCTCAGAAGCTTTTAATGCAATCATTCGGTCGCttagctgtttgtttttttttggtatcCAAAACCAACTCTTTTACACACCAGATCAATGTGAATCCACCAGACAGTCTCTGCTTTCATCTGCTGGTTTAGCAACCTCAGTTTGAACCCCCAGATGTTCCCGTCAGCTGTATCGAATGAATCACTTGCAGGGTTCAGGTATTTTATCCAGTCCCAACAACACGCTCAATAGTAGCCTGTTACGTCAAGGAGCAGGTTAAGTTTCCTCATGTGACCAACCGTGTCTGACAAATCTGAACAAGTTCAACATTGCTGCTGTTCTTTCATAATCAATTGATTGCCACTGTAGTGATATATGAGAAACGTGGGTGTACTTTTAAGACTccaagctgtaaaaaaaaaaccaagtcAGAAGGACAAGAGGGGAAATCTTAGTAAGAGAAGAATAAGTAAGGAGGCGGTGTGAGATAGGAGAAATAAAGCAGATGTTGTGAGAGTCAGGGCAGCgaaagagagaagggagaagTAGAGATAGGAAATGGTTTGGATTTTTGACAGATGGCTCTCAAAGCTGTAAGGAAATCCCCCGAACCTCCAAACCTACCCAGTCCAACTCCTAACCAGTTGGGAAACTGTCCGATGAGCCTTttgctgcttctctctctcatcaCACCCTCGTCccatccctctttctctctctcgcttctaTCTCtcattattctgtttttcattCTTGAAGAAACATGACCCCTGGCACTTGGATAAATATGAGAAACAGCAGGGCTGAAAGCCCACATTAGCGCAGCTGAAatggcacacacaaacaaaaaaactcttaCACACGACTTGAAATATTTCCCTAGCTAGCACATGGCGGCCGTTAGGGGCTCTGGAATTCATAAGCAACACAGACAAGTACGTATTAAATCATGGTGGGGAGAGGTTTAACCTTCAGCTGGAATGCAAGGCCCTGGATAATCCACCGGCTGCACTATACTGCTGCTATGGCGGCCACTCCACTCCTATACAGTGCAGGGAAAAAGTGCTGcacactgtgtgtaatgtgcaTCAGTGTGAGCATGGACAGACCATTCTAATAGCAAGGCTAAATCTTAAACTGAAAAGTAAAATGAGTAAAAGTTGTATCACAACTTGGGTCTGTTTTTGCACTTTTGGCCATCATTGTTATTGATCATGACCTTGTATTGAACCAATTGCTGAGGTCTGTAAACAGCAACGACActataaagaaatattttgtgGTAAGAAACAAGAGTTCAGACAAACACTGGTTGTAAACAAGCCAAATGTTTAGCCAGACTATCTAAACCAATGGTTCCCAACCCGGGGGTTAGGACACCCCGAGGGGACAGAGATTTGGGGAGTCATGATGGTGATGATTAACAGGACAGGAAAGCAGAAAAAGCATAGCTTCTTCTTATCTAAGTTAATGGATCATTTCACCTTCTCAGGCCTCTGAAGAAATTCAAATAAATTAATCGGAGCGAGGAAAATTACTTTCTGGCTAATATGCAATCTGTGACCTGAGCTAAAATCAAAATTGAGCACACCCAAACTGTTTGCACAGGAAAACTGTGGACACACACTCCTACAGTACTACAAGTACAGCAGGTTTACTCTCCAAATTAAGTCTGGCTGACCTTGGGGTTTTATAATTTTACATGAAGTTCAGTTTACTTAGCATGGAGAGTCCTACTTACCCCGTGAAAACAATTGCATAATGTCTTTTGAGGCTCTGGAGAGAgcttccttaaagtgctcatattatgttcattttcaggttcataattgtatttaggttgtaccagaataggtttacatggtttaattatcagaaaacaccatatttttgttgtactgcacactgctgcagctcctcttttcaccctgtgtgttgagctctctgttttagctacagagtgcggcatctcacttctgttccatctttgttgggagtcgcacatgcacagtacctaggtaaggactactagccagtcagaagcagagtatgagggcatgccacgCTAGCACCTAGGCGAGCATTagaacgtgtgttacaaagtgacgcacgtttgtcactgaagtaaaggctggactacaatagagctgtttggagcagtttgtcaacagtgttttctgttggagatggtaagtccctttggggtggactttgggctttttcactttgtaaacctataacattgcacaaaaaatatatatatataacatgataaaagaaaggggaaaaagcataatatgagcactttaagtctgagaaaataaccctgatgtctcagattatagttttcaattctttaacaataagccTGTAT
It includes:
- the LOC114550883 gene encoding rho GTPase-activating protein 6 isoform X1; the protein is MSANQGLLNNVFSCSSPASKAITKRRLRQTRSLDPAIIRHDTETEGVSGAQFSGAAAADAAVSPERLAVKPALRTKIPKLKEPITPSLSSPSIPLDVSPSSNFHFDYDIEKRAKRNTAGDLPFLVRGPSGAPSGSTGTLFSPRRWLQKKVQPSSSHAYVVWKSEGDYTWSSLSGRSVRLTPVAIQSLSELERAKLQEVAYTRLHQDYDLGCQITMPKDGQKRKKSLRRKLDSLSKEKSKDKECIPQAFSIVLSQVIANDRTHRQRQDSYRQDPPQREEHKDSSDLVSSILQFATKRPSNKELSSSNSSLSSTSETANESTSPNTPEAAPRARRRGGMSVDSITDLDDNQSRLLEALQLSLPAETPSKKEKHRDKRLSLNPIYRQVPRVVDSCCQHIEKYGLQTVGIFRVGSSKKRVRQLRDEFDRGIDVQLDEEQSVHDVAALLKEFLRDMPDPLLTKELYTAFINTTLLDPDEQQNVTQLLVYLLPACNSDTLHRLLEFLSTVADHAHDRQDKDRHEITGNKMTSLNLATIFGPNLLHKQKSSDKEFSVQSSARAEESTAVIAVLQRMIASYQTLFMVPPDLQNEVLMNLLETDPDVVDYLLRRKASQSPDLLQSEEPFALSERHSSSDSNKVSSGEVSPYDNNSPILSDRRGEPGSPGGEPLFRVPEQYTLVGQVAGWSRDPGADTWGAKDAISEEHANIWGTWHTTLKQTLKDQAYTGSHGNMSEGSSRSSQEGLDGHHGDGRQQATLQRTQTAPGIAECRPHPPVTRVCAQLNTNPSATSHLNSTQGLHRASGHALNPTSRPQSGVNTADGGPAVRNDSRFPPPYNAHHRLSSSQSSPQPSTGQRPPLQRGRLSAAQSNNSASTTENQMVPHSPEWQDWQRDRWQIWQLLSSDNADALPETLV
- the LOC114550883 gene encoding rho GTPase-activating protein 6 isoform X2, which produces MGDSVFFERQNSYLGDYTWSSLSGRSVRLTPVAIQSLSELERAKLQEVAYTRLHQDYDLGCQITMPKDGQKRKKSLRRKLDSLSKEKSKDKECIPQAFSIVLSQVIANDRTHRQRQDSYRQDPPQREEHKDSSDLVSSILQFATKRPSNKELSSSNSSLSSTSETANESTSPNTPEAAPRARRRGGMSVDSITDLDDNQSRLLEALQLSLPAETPSKKEKHRDKRLSLNPIYRQVPRVVDSCCQHIEKYGLQTVGIFRVGSSKKRVRQLRDEFDRGIDVQLDEEQSVHDVAALLKEFLRDMPDPLLTKELYTAFINTTLLDPDEQQNVTQLLVYLLPACNSDTLHRLLEFLSTVADHAHDRQDKDRHEITGNKMTSLNLATIFGPNLLHKQKSSDKEFSVQSSARAEESTAVIAVLQRMIASYQTLFMVPPDLQNEVLMNLLETDPDVVDYLLRRKASQSPDLLQSEEPFALSERHSSSDSNKVSSGEVSPYDNNSPILSDRRGEPGSPGGEPLFRVPEQYTLVGQVAGWSRDPGADTWGAKDAISEEHANIWGTWHTTLKQTLKDQAYTGSHGNMSEGSSRSSQEGLDGHHGDGRQQATLQRTQTAPGIAECRPHPPVTRVCAQLNTNPSATSHLNSTQGLHRASGHALNPTSRPQSGVNTADGGPAVRNDSRFPPPYNAHHRLSSSQSSPQPSTGQRPPLQRGRLSAAQSNNSASTTENQMVPHSPEWQDWQRDRWQIWQLLSSDNADALPETLV